Proteins from a single region of Lysinibacillus sp. JNUCC-52:
- a CDS encoding DsbA family oxidoreductase, with protein MKIEIWSDYVCPFCYIGKKQLEKAIQDTGFEGQVELVYKSYQLDPTTPEDTNESIYESLAKKYSMSLDKAKEMTQGVTARAKEVGLNYNFDKMMAENTLKAHRLVKWAEQQGDATALVEAILHSYFIDAKRISHDDVLVSIAEQVGLNRDDVLKVLASDDFKADVEVDIQEGLQLGVKGVPFFVLNRKYGISGAQPQEVFENTLRKVAEEEGLQPTLKMEGSGDAGVCTDDSCNF; from the coding sequence ATGAAAATTGAAATTTGGTCAGATTATGTTTGTCCATTTTGTTATATTGGCAAAAAGCAATTAGAAAAGGCGATTCAGGATACAGGCTTTGAAGGACAGGTGGAACTTGTGTATAAAAGTTATCAGCTTGATCCAACAACGCCAGAAGATACGAATGAGTCAATCTATGAATCTTTGGCTAAAAAATATAGTATGTCATTAGATAAAGCGAAAGAAATGACACAAGGTGTGACAGCGCGTGCGAAGGAAGTAGGGTTAAACTATAACTTCGATAAGATGATGGCAGAAAACACTTTAAAAGCGCATCGACTTGTGAAATGGGCGGAACAACAAGGAGACGCTACAGCACTTGTTGAGGCAATTTTACACAGCTATTTTATAGATGCAAAACGCATTAGTCATGATGATGTGTTAGTTAGCATTGCAGAACAAGTAGGCCTAAACCGTGATGATGTGTTAAAGGTTCTTGCTAGCGATGATTTTAAAGCTGATGTGGAAGTAGACATACAAGAGGGCCTTCAGCTTGGTGTTAAAGGAGTTCCGTTTTTTGTGCTAAATCGTAAATATGGTATTTCAGGAGCACAACCACAAGAGGTATTTGAAAATACATTACGTAAAGTAGCAGAGGAAGAAGGTTTGCAGCCTACTTTAAAAATGGAAGGCTCTGGAGATGCAGGCGTATGTACAGATGATAGCTGTAATTTTTAA